A single Dreissena polymorpha isolate Duluth1 chromosome 14, UMN_Dpol_1.0, whole genome shotgun sequence DNA region contains:
- the LOC127858143 gene encoding uncharacterized protein LOC127858143 has product MADYTLREDRKILVTNRHKFITRCSRMISNKAFLRLFSAAPPKYFAICFTSVSHFNIFSISAKMEKKPAHARKLPNPLALRSPLTLAVDFSDEKIPVLPARRRLSQPAIMPLAAEAYVNTSFGQVTVRPITWKSADLTENDANVNAYESVSTEQCVLSVAHGDSKSVANGKTNGSRILSNDTDGTYKDQNIKSANIEKMKDLTINEIGDILRLLKLEEYVEIFKENHVDGVILTSLERDDLVNELGMNKLPATRLFMYMTASHISK; this is encoded by the exons ATGGCTGACTACACTTTACGTGAGGATCGAAAGATCCTTGTAACAAACAGGCACAAGTTCATTACAAGATGCTCTCGCATGATATCTAACAAGGCTTTTCTGCGTTTGTTTTCAGCTGCCCCACCAAAGTACTTTGCTATATGTTTTACATCAGTGTCTCACTTCAATATATTCTCAATTTCAGCAAAGATGGAAAAGAAACCGGCGCATGCTAGGAAGCTTCCAAACCCACTTGCACTGCGGTCGCCTCTGACCCTAGCTGTAGATTTCAGCGATGAGAAAATTCCGGTACTTCCTGCTCGCAGGCGTCTGTCGCAGCCGGCCATTATGCCTCTTG CGGCGGAAGCGTATGTCAACACGTCATTTGGCCAGGTAACAGTTCGTCCCATTACGTGGAAGAGTGCGGATTTGACCGAAAATGACGCCAATGTTAACGCCTACGAATCCGTTTCAACAGAACAATGCGTATTGTCGGTGGCCCATGGTGACTCAAA ATCTGTCGCGAATGGAAAAACAAACGGAAGCAGAATACTTTCTAATGATACTGATGGCACATATAAAGATCAAAATATTAAGTCCGCCAATATCGAGAAAATGAAGGACCTGACAATAAATGAAATTGGCGACATTTTAAGGCTTTTAAAGCTTGAAGAATACGTAGAAATTTTCAAAGAAAACCATGTGGACGGAGTCATCTTGACAAGTCTCGAACGTGATGATTTGGTGAATGAGTTGGGGATGAATAAACTGCCCGCGACGAGACTATTTATGTACATGACTGCAAGCCACATCTCAAAGTGA
- the LOC127859056 gene encoding uncharacterized protein LOC127859056 isoform X1: METSAKSDITIKSIMMSHRGIINVMFPKPVSKPGKIGVREPKRLVKTMDFDVEKNDYSVPEFYERFGKELPQVIMISQGFCGDIVEDSFDRESIIRIQTVSKQRRVVARADMGDHSKLISIPLTYPEKVCVVKNHKLGKEKTIKEVIEHQSLPCHVQFPKNTTISVGGQNISTNHIPKLLLQKAFDEMYLLGNLIADGVMGPDVVNVPLYLSQLRMARVIGLKNSPPQKWRGYLEELERFSYYLKYDKEYGNQGIAQYDLSAVHFEAVFSFVEPQTYSNIISVCQHHRENAVDNTNYRLNDVKQHEDITYEEIGMTRESEMHNDKTDNHRPSLATFGVGRTPAQASTSHNSQNVKSTSGSLQSTGPEKRSFQESNHSPLIDRNTKPPRPPPQIPEMPDSPKLPARQPRPPSQIPSSTIKHEAIYTNNLPRTSIRPFQPERKEAIELKQERSSKSDQQSNTLDSPNTQDEVDKPLPMVNDSLDVIKLSINDVCGYLKVLHLDKYEPKFRDNLMDGSLLVALSKEDFEKEFGMNGLEAVRIVKFSKEGHLPR, translated from the exons GTAAAATCGGTGTGCGCGAGCCCAAGCGACTAGTAAAGACGATGGATTTCGACGTAGAGAAAAACGACTACAGCGTGCCCGAGTTCTACGAGCGCTTTGGTAAGGAGCTGCCTCAAGTGATCATGATAAGTCAAGGATTCTGTGGAGATATCGTAGAAGATTCATTCGATAGAGAAAGT ATTATTCGCATCCAGACGGTATCCAAACAACGTCGAGTGGTCGCCAGGGCCGACATGGGAGATCACTCTAAACTGATCAGCATCCCGCTTACATACCCTGAGAAAGTCTGTGTCGTCAAAAACCACAAAT TGGGCAAAGAAAAAACCATAAAGGAGGTCATCGAACATCAGAGCCTCCCTTGTCACGTGCAGTTCCCCAAGAACACAACCATTAGCGTGGGCGGTCAGAACATCAGCACCAACCACATCCCGAAATTGCTGCTTCAGAAAGCTTTTGATGAAATGTACTTGCTTGGAAACTTAATTGCCGACG GCGTCATGGGACCAGACGTGGTGAACGTGCCCTTGTACCTGTCTCAACTTCGCATGGCGCGCGTGATTGGCCTAAAAAACTCGCCTCCCCAGAAATGGCGGGGTTACCTTGAGGAATTGGAGCGCTTCAGTTACTATTTGAAATACGACAAAGAGTACGGAAATCAAG gaaTTGCCCAATACGACTTATCAGCGGTTCATTTTGAGGCCGTCTTCTCCTTTGTTGAACCGCAGACATACTCTAACATAATTTCGGTGTGccaacatcatcgtgaaaacgcCGTAGATAACACAAATTACCGGCTGAACGACGTGAAACAACATGAAGACATCACTTATGAAGAAATCGGAATGACGCGCGAGTCCGAAATGCACAATGACAAGACAGATAATCACAGGCCATCATTGGCGACGTTTGGCGTCGGTCGAACACCAGCTCAGGCTTCGACTTCCCACAATTCACAGAATGTAAAGTCAACATCTGGAAGCCTGCAATCAACAGGACCAGAAAAACGTTCCTTCCAAGAATCGAATCACAGTCCGCTTATCgacagaaacacaaagcccccaaGACCACCTCCGCAGATTCCAGAGATGCCAGACAGTCCGAAGCTTCCCGCGCGCCAACCAAGGCCTCCTTCACAGATTCCGAGTTCTACCATCAAACATGAGGCCATCTACACGAATAACCTTCCCCGCACGTCCATTCGCCCCTTCCAACCGGAACGCAAGGAAGCTATTGAACTTAAGCAGGAACGCTCATCAAAATCCGATCAGCAAAGCAACACTTTGGATTCGCCAAATACGCAAGACGAGGTTGATAAACCGTTACCAATGGTCAACGACAGCCTTGATGTAATCAAACTGTCAATAAACGATGTATGTGGTTACCTTAAAGTGCTGCATCTTGATAAATATGAGCCCAAGTTCCGAGATAACCTTATGGACGGGTCCCTGTTGGTCGCCCTGTCCAAAGAAGATTTTGAAAAAGAGTTTGGTATGAATGGGCTTGAAGCGGTGAGAATAGTTAAGTTCTCCAAAGAAGGTCATTTACCAAGGTAG
- the LOC127859056 gene encoding uncharacterized protein LOC127859056 isoform X2, with amino-acid sequence MFPEKAFTEGGKIGVREPKRLVKTMDFDVEKNDYSVPEFYERFGKELPQVIMISQGFCGDIVEDSFDRESIIRIQTVSKQRRVVARADMGDHSKLISIPLTYPEKVCVVKNHKLGKEKTIKEVIEHQSLPCHVQFPKNTTISVGGQNISTNHIPKLLLQKAFDEMYLLGNLIADGVMGPDVVNVPLYLSQLRMARVIGLKNSPPQKWRGYLEELERFSYYLKYDKEYGNQGIAQYDLSAVHFEAVFSFVEPQTYSNIISVCQHHRENAVDNTNYRLNDVKQHEDITYEEIGMTRESEMHNDKTDNHRPSLATFGVGRTPAQASTSHNSQNVKSTSGSLQSTGPEKRSFQESNHSPLIDRNTKPPRPPPQIPEMPDSPKLPARQPRPPSQIPSSTIKHEAIYTNNLPRTSIRPFQPERKEAIELKQERSSKSDQQSNTLDSPNTQDEVDKPLPMVNDSLDVIKLSINDVCGYLKVLHLDKYEPKFRDNLMDGSLLVALSKEDFEKEFGMNGLEAVRIVKFSKEGHLPR; translated from the exons GTAAAATCGGTGTGCGCGAGCCCAAGCGACTAGTAAAGACGATGGATTTCGACGTAGAGAAAAACGACTACAGCGTGCCCGAGTTCTACGAGCGCTTTGGTAAGGAGCTGCCTCAAGTGATCATGATAAGTCAAGGATTCTGTGGAGATATCGTAGAAGATTCATTCGATAGAGAAAGT ATTATTCGCATCCAGACGGTATCCAAACAACGTCGAGTGGTCGCCAGGGCCGACATGGGAGATCACTCTAAACTGATCAGCATCCCGCTTACATACCCTGAGAAAGTCTGTGTCGTCAAAAACCACAAAT TGGGCAAAGAAAAAACCATAAAGGAGGTCATCGAACATCAGAGCCTCCCTTGTCACGTGCAGTTCCCCAAGAACACAACCATTAGCGTGGGCGGTCAGAACATCAGCACCAACCACATCCCGAAATTGCTGCTTCAGAAAGCTTTTGATGAAATGTACTTGCTTGGAAACTTAATTGCCGACG GCGTCATGGGACCAGACGTGGTGAACGTGCCCTTGTACCTGTCTCAACTTCGCATGGCGCGCGTGATTGGCCTAAAAAACTCGCCTCCCCAGAAATGGCGGGGTTACCTTGAGGAATTGGAGCGCTTCAGTTACTATTTGAAATACGACAAAGAGTACGGAAATCAAG gaaTTGCCCAATACGACTTATCAGCGGTTCATTTTGAGGCCGTCTTCTCCTTTGTTGAACCGCAGACATACTCTAACATAATTTCGGTGTGccaacatcatcgtgaaaacgcCGTAGATAACACAAATTACCGGCTGAACGACGTGAAACAACATGAAGACATCACTTATGAAGAAATCGGAATGACGCGCGAGTCCGAAATGCACAATGACAAGACAGATAATCACAGGCCATCATTGGCGACGTTTGGCGTCGGTCGAACACCAGCTCAGGCTTCGACTTCCCACAATTCACAGAATGTAAAGTCAACATCTGGAAGCCTGCAATCAACAGGACCAGAAAAACGTTCCTTCCAAGAATCGAATCACAGTCCGCTTATCgacagaaacacaaagcccccaaGACCACCTCCGCAGATTCCAGAGATGCCAGACAGTCCGAAGCTTCCCGCGCGCCAACCAAGGCCTCCTTCACAGATTCCGAGTTCTACCATCAAACATGAGGCCATCTACACGAATAACCTTCCCCGCACGTCCATTCGCCCCTTCCAACCGGAACGCAAGGAAGCTATTGAACTTAAGCAGGAACGCTCATCAAAATCCGATCAGCAAAGCAACACTTTGGATTCGCCAAATACGCAAGACGAGGTTGATAAACCGTTACCAATGGTCAACGACAGCCTTGATGTAATCAAACTGTCAATAAACGATGTATGTGGTTACCTTAAAGTGCTGCATCTTGATAAATATGAGCCCAAGTTCCGAGATAACCTTATGGACGGGTCCCTGTTGGTCGCCCTGTCCAAAGAAGATTTTGAAAAAGAGTTTGGTATGAATGGGCTTGAAGCGGTGAGAATAGTTAAGTTCTCCAAAGAAGGTCATTTACCAAGGTAG